The following coding sequences are from one Fibrobacter sp. window:
- a CDS encoding ORF6N domain-containing protein produces MLDADLAEIYGYETRFFNRQVKNNIDRFAEDFRFQLNEDEMQNLMCKKCTSSWGGTRKLPYAFTEQGIYMLMTVLKGDLAVDVKISTAYLQKCRRFVIL; encoded by the coding sequence ATGCTCGATGCCGACCTGGCCGAGATTTATGGATACGAGACGAGATTTTTCAATCGCCAGGTAAAAAATAACATTGATCGATTTGCGGAGGATTTTCGGTTTCAATTGAATGAGGATGAAATGCAAAACTTGATGTGCAAAAAATGCACATCAAGTTGGGGTGGAACACGAAAATTGCCGTATGCCTTCACCGAACAGGGCATCTATATGCTTATGACGGTTTTAAAAGGTGACCTTGCTGTTGATGTTAAAATTTCTACGGCATATTTGCAAAAGTGCCGTAGATTTGTTATATTGTAG